From Acidipropionibacterium acidipropionici, one genomic window encodes:
- a CDS encoding SseB family protein: protein MAAATTREGYLDAVVAMCSSRLLMPVMSPGASAPEGSTQVTELGAAVLTNERGESALLCFTGIDSLQAWDARARPVPGTLDDLAATVEEAGASSLLVDVAGPVPMVIGPDLVVQLSRGRRLVRLSDGYGWLEVTPGDRV from the coding sequence ATGGCCGCCGCCACCACGCGAGAGGGGTATCTGGACGCCGTGGTGGCGATGTGCTCATCGCGACTCCTCATGCCGGTGATGTCCCCGGGGGCGAGTGCACCGGAGGGGTCGACGCAGGTCACCGAGCTCGGTGCTGCCGTGCTGACCAACGAGAGAGGGGAGTCGGCACTCCTGTGCTTCACCGGGATCGACTCGCTGCAGGCCTGGGATGCGAGGGCCAGACCGGTGCCGGGAACCCTGGACGATCTGGCTGCAACCGTGGAGGAGGCCGGCGCCAGTTCTCTGCTGGTTGACGTCGCAGGTCCGGTACCGATGGTCATCGGGCCCGACCTCGTCGTGCAGCTGAGCCGGGGAAGGCGCCTGGTGCGCCTCAGCGACGGATACGGATGGCTCGAGGTGACGCCCGGAGACCGGGTGTGA
- a CDS encoding citrate synthase, with translation MDQLVDETCTLTLDGHEYTLPVRTGSTGDRVIDISGLRAATGGVTTFDPSFANTSSCESSISWIDGENGRLTYRGIPIEILASEKVSFVEVAWLLIFGSLPTKVEREHFTELLTEYSSLHRSMDLHFNAFPPNGHPMAIMSSMINAMSTHDRPKITDEMSFTDSAAKLLSKVRTIAAASYKASIGEPAIYPRYDLKYVENFMHMMFSLPYRPFEADPIVARALNLFFVLHADHGQNCSTSTVRMVASSGANLFTSCSAGVCALWGPRHGGANVDAVQALQKIKDSGLTPRQYVARAKDNGERISGFGHRIYRNWDPRARILRGTCSQLLDSLNRTDPLLNIARELEDAVLSDDYFVERRLFPNVDFYSGIVLRALNIPLNMFTVMFAIGRMPGWIAHWREATSDPKGKIARPRDLYVGPDNTAWVPRSQRG, from the coding sequence ATGGACCAGCTCGTCGATGAGACCTGCACGCTGACCCTCGACGGCCACGAGTACACTTTGCCGGTGCGCACCGGGAGCACGGGTGACCGGGTGATCGACATCTCAGGGCTCAGAGCCGCGACCGGAGGGGTCACGACCTTCGACCCGTCTTTCGCCAACACATCGTCGTGCGAGTCGTCGATCTCGTGGATCGACGGCGAGAACGGGCGGCTCACCTACCGCGGCATCCCCATCGAGATCCTTGCCAGTGAGAAGGTCTCCTTCGTCGAGGTGGCCTGGTTGCTCATCTTCGGCTCGCTGCCCACAAAGGTCGAGCGCGAGCACTTCACCGAGCTGCTCACCGAGTACTCCTCGTTGCACCGGTCGATGGATCTGCACTTCAACGCCTTCCCGCCCAACGGGCACCCGATGGCGATCATGTCCTCGATGATCAATGCGATGAGCACCCACGACCGGCCCAAGATCACCGACGAGATGTCCTTCACGGATTCGGCGGCCAAGCTGCTGTCGAAGGTTCGGACCATCGCCGCCGCCTCGTACAAGGCCTCCATCGGAGAACCGGCCATCTACCCGCGCTACGACCTGAAGTACGTCGAGAACTTCATGCACATGATGTTCTCCCTTCCGTACCGGCCCTTCGAGGCCGATCCGATCGTGGCCCGGGCGCTGAACCTGTTCTTCGTCCTCCACGCCGACCACGGCCAGAACTGCTCCACCTCGACGGTGCGGATGGTCGCATCCTCGGGCGCCAACCTGTTCACCTCGTGCTCGGCCGGCGTCTGCGCGCTGTGGGGGCCCCGCCACGGGGGGGCCAATGTGGATGCCGTCCAGGCCCTGCAGAAGATCAAGGACTCCGGCCTCACGCCGCGCCAGTATGTGGCCCGCGCCAAGGACAACGGGGAACGGATCTCCGGTTTCGGGCACCGCATCTACCGCAACTGGGATCCCCGGGCGCGCATCCTGAGGGGCACCTGCTCGCAGCTGCTGGACAGCCTGAACCGGACCGACCCGCTGCTCAATATCGCCCGTGAGCTCGAGGACGCCGTGCTCTCGGATGACTACTTCGTGGAGCGGCGTCTCTTCCCGAATGTGGACTTCTACTCGGGGATCGTGCTGCGGGCGCTCAACATCCCGCTCAACATGTTCACCGTGATGTTCGCGATCGGCCGGATGCCGGGATGGATCGCCCACTGGCGCGAGGCCACGAGCGACCCCAAGGGGAAGATCGCCCGTCCCCGCGACCTCTACGTCGGACCGGACAACACCGCCTGGGTCCCGCGCTCCCAGCGAGGCTGA
- a CDS encoding phosphoribosyl-ATP diphosphatase, translating into MSKTFEELFAELSRKAAERPEGSGTVAELDRGVHAIGKKIVEEASEVWIAAEYEGNERTAEEISQELYHLQVMMVRLGIGLEDVYKYL; encoded by the coding sequence GTGAGCAAGACATTCGAGGAACTGTTCGCCGAACTGTCCCGGAAGGCCGCCGAGCGTCCGGAGGGATCGGGCACCGTCGCCGAGCTGGACCGCGGCGTCCATGCCATCGGCAAGAAGATCGTCGAGGAGGCCTCCGAGGTCTGGATCGCAGCCGAGTACGAGGGCAATGAGCGGACCGCCGAGGAGATCAGCCAGGAGCTGTACCACCTCCAGGTGATGATGGTGCGGCTCGGCATCGGCCTCGAAGACGTCTACAAGTACCTCTGA
- the hisG gene encoding ATP phosphoribosyltransferase encodes MSGQNVLRIAVPNKGALSEAAASLLSEAGYRQRTDRKDLRLLDEANGVEFFYLRPRDIAIYVGEGTLDLGITGRDLLLDSMAQAVEVRGLGFGRSRFRFAAPAGRHNTVEGLAGRRIATSYPGLLRSYLDERGIDAHLIHLDGAVESSIGLGVADAIADVVETGTTLRKAGLEIFGEVILESEGVLIRRHGFEAGSAYEHFMKRIEGVQVARSYVMLDYDVPEANLAAASDLTPGLEAPTVSPLSRQGWYAVRAMVPRGQVQTLMDQLWDAGARAILSTDIAACRI; translated from the coding sequence ATGAGCGGACAGAACGTGCTGAGAATCGCTGTGCCCAACAAGGGCGCACTGTCTGAGGCTGCCGCATCCCTGCTGTCTGAGGCCGGCTACCGTCAGCGCACCGATCGCAAGGACCTTCGACTCCTGGACGAGGCCAACGGGGTGGAGTTCTTCTACCTGCGCCCGCGGGACATCGCGATCTACGTGGGGGAGGGGACCCTCGATCTGGGCATCACGGGCCGGGACCTGCTGCTCGACTCCATGGCCCAGGCGGTCGAGGTGAGAGGGCTGGGATTCGGGCGGTCCCGGTTCCGATTCGCAGCTCCCGCCGGTCGCCACAACACGGTCGAGGGCCTGGCCGGGCGCAGGATCGCCACCTCCTACCCGGGGCTGCTGCGCAGTTACCTGGACGAGCGGGGGATCGACGCCCATCTCATCCATCTGGACGGCGCCGTCGAGTCCTCGATCGGGCTGGGAGTCGCCGACGCGATCGCGGATGTCGTGGAGACGGGGACGACTCTTCGCAAGGCCGGGCTGGAGATCTTCGGCGAGGTGATCCTGGAGTCCGAGGGAGTGCTGATCCGTAGGCACGGGTTCGAGGCCGGGTCGGCCTACGAGCACTTCATGAAGCGCATCGAGGGGGTCCAGGTGGCCCGCTCCTACGTCATGCTCGACTACGACGTGCCCGAGGCGAACCTGGCCGCAGCGTCCGACCTCACCCCGGGGCTGGAGGCCCCGACCGTCTCCCCCCTGTCGAGGCAGGGATGGTACGCGGTCCGTGCGATGGTGCCGAGAGGACAGGTCCAGACCCTGATGGATCAGCTGTGGGATGCCGGCGCGCGCGCCATACTGAGCACCGACATCGCGGCCTGCCGGATCTGA
- the pnuC gene encoding nicotinamide riboside transporter PnuC, whose product MGDVIMRFLNAQLDIGLGRPVLWREIIGNIFGLASALGGARRRIWAWPVGIVGNVLLFTVFLGGVFHTPQDLNLWGQAGRQVFFLITSAYGWVQWAAYRRSHRSSGGAAVAPRWATPKERMATAAAVVMLIVFYIVLKALGSWGPASDSWILTGSILATFGMARGWNEFWFIWIAVDLVGVPLLLSAHYYPSGLMYIFYGGFCLYGFFTWWRLRDQDRSVDIP is encoded by the coding sequence ATGGGCGACGTCATCATGAGGTTTCTCAACGCTCAGCTGGACATCGGCCTGGGACGTCCGGTCCTGTGGCGAGAGATCATCGGCAATATCTTCGGCCTGGCCTCGGCACTGGGTGGCGCCCGGCGCCGGATCTGGGCGTGGCCGGTGGGCATCGTCGGCAATGTGCTGCTCTTCACGGTCTTCCTGGGCGGGGTCTTCCACACCCCCCAGGACCTGAACCTGTGGGGGCAGGCGGGACGCCAGGTCTTCTTCCTCATCACCTCGGCCTACGGATGGGTCCAGTGGGCCGCCTACCGGCGCAGCCACCGCTCCTCGGGAGGCGCTGCCGTCGCTCCGCGCTGGGCGACTCCGAAGGAGCGCATGGCGACCGCCGCCGCCGTCGTGATGCTGATCGTCTTCTACATCGTCCTCAAGGCGCTGGGATCATGGGGGCCGGCCTCGGACTCGTGGATCCTCACCGGCTCCATCCTGGCCACCTTCGGCATGGCCCGCGGCTGGAACGAGTTCTGGTTCATCTGGATCGCCGTCGATCTGGTCGGGGTGCCGCTGCTTCTGAGCGCGCACTACTACCCCAGCGGGCTGATGTACATCTTCTACGGCGGATTCTGCCTCTACGGATTCTTCACCTGGTGGCGGTTGAGGGATCAGGACCGCAGCGTCGACATCCCCTGA
- a CDS encoding M20/M25/M40 family metallo-hydrolase, with translation MDQPTDPEVRAADSPDAEVVPICQELVRIDSSNYGRHDARGETEVARLVAGLLSEIGVRSRIYESEPGRATLVAEWAPEGTDMSRPALLLHGHSDVVPAVADDWSIDPFSGELRDGCLWGRGALDMKGYLAMVLSAIRARHRRGQPPSRPIRFILFADEEGSGTLGSTWLGAHHPEAFDGVTEAISEVGGFSVTTPGGQRAYVVQAAEKGLWWFRMTATGSAGHGSMRNRDNAVSRLAEALGRISGYAWPDLHHPVQEEFLSRFEQLWGIGVDHDRLEESLAALGPLSRMVAACSANTVTPTVLSAGYKVNVIPTSASAELDARFIPGHEQEMIDTIKGLAGPGIEFETISHKPSAEAPFEGPAVDAIRSALAVEDPGAVVLPYLNSAGTDAKGFARLPDGRVINCYGCTPLRLPPDFDFISLFHGVDERVPLDTLAFGARVVDHILQEA, from the coding sequence ATGGACCAGCCGACAGATCCCGAAGTCAGAGCAGCGGACTCGCCCGATGCCGAGGTGGTCCCCATCTGCCAGGAACTGGTCCGCATCGACTCCTCGAACTACGGGCGCCACGATGCCCGCGGCGAGACCGAGGTGGCGCGGCTGGTCGCCGGTCTGCTGTCCGAGATCGGGGTGAGGAGCAGGATCTACGAGTCCGAGCCGGGCCGGGCGACGCTGGTCGCCGAATGGGCCCCCGAGGGAACCGACATGTCGCGTCCGGCCCTGCTGCTGCACGGCCACTCCGACGTCGTGCCCGCGGTGGCCGACGACTGGTCGATAGACCCCTTCTCCGGTGAGCTGCGCGACGGATGCCTGTGGGGCAGGGGAGCTCTGGACATGAAGGGCTACCTGGCGATGGTGCTGTCGGCGATCCGCGCCCGCCATCGCCGGGGCCAGCCGCCGTCGCGACCGATCCGCTTCATCCTGTTCGCCGACGAGGAGGGGTCGGGCACCCTGGGATCCACCTGGCTGGGGGCCCATCACCCCGAGGCCTTCGACGGCGTCACGGAGGCCATCAGCGAGGTCGGTGGCTTCTCGGTGACGACACCGGGGGGACAGCGGGCATACGTCGTCCAGGCCGCTGAGAAGGGCCTGTGGTGGTTCCGGATGACGGCCACCGGCTCGGCCGGCCACGGCTCGATGCGCAATCGGGACAATGCCGTCTCGCGGCTCGCCGAGGCCCTCGGCCGGATCTCCGGGTACGCCTGGCCGGACCTTCACCACCCGGTCCAGGAGGAGTTCCTCTCCCGCTTCGAGCAGCTGTGGGGAATCGGCGTCGACCACGATCGGCTGGAGGAGTCCCTGGCCGCGCTGGGCCCGCTGTCGCGGATGGTGGCCGCGTGCTCGGCCAACACCGTGACGCCGACCGTGCTGTCGGCCGGGTACAAGGTCAACGTCATCCCGACCAGCGCCAGCGCCGAGCTCGACGCGCGATTCATCCCCGGCCACGAGCAGGAGATGATCGACACCATCAAGGGGCTGGCGGGCCCCGGCATCGAGTTCGAGACGATCTCCCACAAGCCCTCGGCCGAGGCCCCCTTCGAGGGTCCCGCGGTGGACGCGATCCGCTCGGCACTGGCGGTCGAGGATCCGGGCGCCGTCGTGCTGCCCTATCTCAACAGTGCGGGCACTGACGCCAAGGGGTTCGCCCGGCTGCCCGACGGACGGGTGATCAACTGCTACGGATGCACGCCGTTGCGGCTGCCTCCCGATTTCGACTTCATCTCCCTGTTCCACGGGGTGGATGAGAGGGTTCCGCTCGACACCCTGGCGTTCGGTGCCAGAGTCGTCGATCACATTCTTCAGGAGGCATGA
- a CDS encoding aldo/keto reductase, which translates to MLARTVGASGLKVSRMGLGTLTWGGQTDTRDARTMLRSFVEAGGNLVDTAPAYGSGAAEKLIGRVIHSDLDRDDLVIATKAGFTVNGENRVVDTSRAAMLRDLEGSLRRLHTDHVDLWQVHAWGDAPLEETCDALDHAVRSGMARYVGVSNFVGWQSATAATWQRALRSRIPIISNQVEYSLLARRAEIEMMPSAHHHRMGVLAWSALGRGVLTGRYRTGTPKDSRGANDQLSWFVEPYLAAKSRAVVEAVAKAAQGLGVTTAQVALSWVRDAPQVASALVGARTPEQLDELLATDDEQLPAEITAALDDITGGANLMR; encoded by the coding sequence ATGCTGGCAAGGACAGTCGGGGCCAGCGGCCTCAAAGTTTCGCGGATGGGGCTCGGTACCCTCACCTGGGGCGGCCAGACGGACACCCGGGACGCCCGCACCATGCTGCGCAGCTTCGTCGAGGCCGGCGGCAATCTGGTCGACACGGCACCCGCCTACGGTTCCGGGGCCGCGGAGAAGCTCATCGGCCGCGTCATCCACTCCGATCTCGACCGCGACGACCTGGTGATCGCAACCAAGGCGGGATTCACCGTCAACGGCGAGAACCGGGTCGTGGACACCTCCCGGGCCGCGATGCTGCGCGATCTGGAGGGCTCCCTGCGGCGCCTCCACACCGACCACGTCGACCTGTGGCAGGTGCACGCCTGGGGGGACGCCCCGCTCGAGGAGACCTGCGATGCCCTCGACCACGCCGTGCGCTCGGGCATGGCCCGCTATGTCGGGGTCAGCAATTTCGTCGGCTGGCAGTCGGCGACCGCCGCGACCTGGCAGCGCGCTCTGCGATCACGGATCCCCATCATCAGCAATCAGGTCGAGTACTCGCTGCTGGCCCGGCGCGCCGAGATCGAGATGATGCCGTCAGCCCACCACCACAGGATGGGGGTGCTGGCCTGGTCGGCGCTGGGTCGCGGGGTGCTGACGGGACGGTACCGGACAGGTACCCCCAAGGACTCCCGCGGTGCGAACGACCAACTCTCCTGGTTCGTCGAGCCCTACCTCGCGGCGAAATCCCGGGCGGTCGTCGAGGCCGTCGCCAAGGCCGCCCAGGGGCTGGGTGTCACAACCGCCCAGGTGGCGCTGTCCTGGGTTCGCGACGCCCCTCAGGTCGCCTCGGCGCTGGTGGGTGCCCGGACCCCCGAACAGCTGGACGAGCTGCTGGCCACCGACGACGAGCAGCTGCCGGCCGAGATCACCGCCGCCCTCGACGACATCACCGGCGGCGCGAATCTCATGAGATAG
- a CDS encoding DUF3090 domain-containing protein — MARLTHRYLRPDRFVCGTVGRPGERTFFIQTRQDGQITSVRCDKEQLQVLTTHLARILDDLARLAAGGILVPGPVDEPVDDEPLDMPLEEEFTAGAIAIAWDSAAGRLVVEVFAISDDEMMEADPQLLLAASPQDAPDSLEVHLSPAQARDFVARGQLVISSGRPACPFCGQPISGSGHICPRANGYRRPLFL, encoded by the coding sequence ATGGCACGTCTCACGCATCGGTACCTGCGGCCGGACCGCTTCGTCTGCGGGACGGTGGGCAGGCCCGGCGAGCGGACCTTCTTCATCCAGACCCGCCAGGACGGCCAGATCACGTCGGTGCGCTGCGACAAGGAGCAGCTCCAGGTGCTCACGACCCACCTGGCGCGCATCCTGGACGACCTCGCCAGACTTGCGGCCGGCGGGATCCTGGTCCCCGGACCGGTCGACGAGCCGGTCGACGACGAGCCGCTGGACATGCCGCTGGAGGAGGAGTTCACGGCCGGGGCGATCGCGATCGCCTGGGACAGTGCGGCCGGCCGCCTGGTGGTGGAGGTCTTCGCGATCAGCGATGACGAGATGATGGAGGCCGATCCGCAGCTGCTGCTGGCCGCCAGTCCGCAGGACGCCCCGGACTCCTTGGAGGTGCATCTGTCGCCGGCCCAGGCCCGCGACTTCGTGGCCCGCGGCCAGCTGGTGATCAGCTCCGGGCGACCGGCCTGTCCCTTCTGCGGCCAGCCGATATCGGGCAGCGGCCACATCTGTCCCCGCGCGAACGGGTATCGCCGGCCCCTGTTCCTGTGA